A window from Cyprinus carpio isolate SPL01 unplaced genomic scaffold, ASM1834038v1 S000006753, whole genome shotgun sequence encodes these proteins:
- the LOC122144727 gene encoding E3 ubiquitin/ISG15 ligase TRIM25-like gives MAEAILGDQDQYSCSICLDLLRDPVTIPCGHSYCMSCIGECWNTNDLNGTYRCPQCRQTFKSKPPLNRSTVLAEIMEKLRSTESAQSLAGPGEIACDFCSGEMIKAVKSCLECRASYCQTHVQPHYNVPALKKHKLVKAAVIPVCPKHDKVLEVYCRTDQKCVCMHCLLDEHKGHDTVSSTIERNEKQIKLTDTQTKVKQTIQAKRKELQKMNMDIASHSVSPDVKQITFTLKQNDTAFIRHMVNLCHVGIL, from the exons ATGGCAGAGGCTATACTTGGAGATCAGGACCAGTACAGCTGCTCAATATGTTTGGACTTGTTGCGGGATCCTGTGACCATTCCGTGTGGACATAGTTACTGCATGAGCTGTATAGGTGAGTGCTGGAATACAAATGATCTGAACGGGACCTATAGATGTCcacagtgcagacagaccttcaaaTCAAAGCCTCCACTCAACAGAAGTACAGTGCTTGCTGAAATAATGGAGAAACTGAGGAGCACAGAGTCTGCTCAAAGTCTTGCTGGGCCTGGAGAGATTGCGTGTGATTTCTGTTCTGGAGAAATGATCAAAGCTGTCAAGTCTTGTCTGGAGTGTCGAGCCTCTTACTGTCAAACACATGTACAACCCCACTATAATGTTCCTGCCCTGAAGAAACACAAGCTGGTGAAAGCTGCAGTCATCCCAGTATGCCCCAAACATGACAAGGTCCTTGAGGTTTACTGTCGAACGGACCAGAAATGTGTCTGCATGCACTGCTTACTGGATGAACACAAGGGCCATGACACAGTGTCATCTACAATAGAGCGCAACGAGAAACAG ATAAAACTCACAGACACTCAAACAAAAGTCAAGCAGACAATCCAGGCAAAAAGAAAAGAGCTGCAGAAGATGAATATGGACATCGCCTCTCATTCAGTAAGTCCTGatgtaaaacaaataactttCACACTTAAACAGAATGACACTGCATTTATCAGACACATGGTTAATCTCTGCCATGTTGGGATCTtgtaa
- the LOC109113445 gene encoding E3 ubiquitin-protein ligase KEG-like gives MEKVTNDDEIGPSSLGSNIKIGDKVRVKPSVVTPTHKWGAVTHKSIGVVKKIQGESLTVDFPEQKNWTGIVSEMEIVASTGLDIQNGSLILDVDFSGIMTIPDLADIKVGDRVRVKSSITTPKHNWGGHVTHKSVGVVKDIKSEDVIVDFPKHKAWKGILSEMELVKDSDTDISGFP, from the exons ATGGAGAAAGTAACTAATGATGATGAgattg GACCTTCAAGTCTGGGCTCCAATATTAAGATTGGAGACAAAGTTCGTGTGAAGCCGTCTGTTGTTACTCCAACACACAAATGGGGAGCAGTCACCCACAAAAGCATTGGTGTTGTTAAAA aAATTCAGGGTGAGTCTTTGACTGTGGATTTCCCTGAGCAAAAAAACTGGACTGGTATCGTTTCAGAAATGGAGATTGTGGCCAGCACTGGTCTAG ATATTCAGAATGGGTCTTTGATTTTAGATGTAGATTTTTCCGGGATTATGACCATTCCTGATTTAG cTGACATCAAGGTTGGAGACAGAGTCAGAGTGAAATCTTCAATAACTACTCCAAAACACAACTGGGGTGGACATGTCACACACAAGAGTGTTGGTGTGGTAAAAG ATATCAAATCTGAGGATGTGATCGTGGATTTTCCAAAACACAAAGCATGGAAAGGCATTCTTTCCGAGATGGAGTTAGTAAAGGACTCAG ACACTGACATTTCAGGATTCCCCTAG
- the LOC122144728 gene encoding E3 ubiquitin/ISG15 ligase TRIM25-like, translating into MAEAILGDQDQYSCSICLDLLRDPVTIPCGHSYCMSCIGECWNTNDLNGTYRCPQCRQTFKSKPPLNRSTVLAEIMEKLRSTESAQSLAGPGEIACDFCSGEMIKAVKSCLECRASYCQTHVQPHYNVPAMKKHKLVKAAVIPVCPKHDKVLEVYCRTDQKCVCMHCLLDDHKGHDTVSSTIERNEKQIKLTDTQTKVKQTIQAKEKELQKMNMDIASHSDSAKKAVENSKKVFSELVKFIEKKSNEVIEKIKVEEKADLDQGAKLQKKLQEDITELKKREGVLEDLLQTDNNIQFLQNCESVSSSSGSDELPSSSFQPYCSFEDIRKLICELAGRLETTCMQEISKTITNVSDLSAKRPHFTFDIVVGDHVRVKPSVVTPTHKWGSVTHLSIGVVKKIQGDLLTVDFPEQRNWTGVVSEMERVTSAGSDLPSKNDPFNIKVGDKVRVKPSVI; encoded by the exons ATGGCAGAGGCTATACTTGGAGATCAGGACCAGTACAGCTGCTCAATATGTTTGGACTTGTTGCGGGATCCCGTGACCATTCCGTGTGGACATAGTTACTGCATGAGCTGTATAGGTGAGTGCTGGAATACAAATGATCTGAACGGGACCTATAGATGTCcacagtgcagacagaccttcaaaTCAAAGCCTCCACTCAACAGAAGTACAGTGCTTGCTGAAATAATGGAGAAACTGAGGAGCACAGAGTCTGCTCAAAGTCTTGCTGGGCCTGGAGAGATTGCGTGTGATTTCTGTTCTGGAGAAATGATCAAAGCTGTCAAGTCTTGTCTGGAGTGTCGAGCCTCTTACTGTCAAACACATGTACAACCCCACTATAATGTTCCTGCCATGAAGAAACACAAGCTGGTGAAAGCTGCAGTCATTCCAGTATGCCCCAAACATGACAAGGTCCTTGAGGTTTACTGTCGGACGGACCAGAAATGTGTCTGCATGCACTGCTTATTGGATGACCACAAGGGCCATGACACAGTGTCATCTACAATAGAGCGCAACGAGAAACAG ATAAAACTCACAGACACTCAAACAAAAGTCAAGCAGACAATCCAAGCAAAAGAAAAAGAGCTGCAGAAGATGAATATGGACATTGCCTCCCATTCA GATTCTGCAAAGAAGGCAGTGGAGAACAGTAAGAAAGTCTTCAGTGAATTAGTCaaatttattgagaaaaaaagcaATGAGGTGATTGAAAAGATAAAAGTTGAAGAAAAGGCTGATCTGGATCAAGGAGCAAAGCTACAAAAGAAGCTGCAGGAGGATATTACTGAGCTGAAGAAGAGGGAAGGAGTTCTTGAGGATCTTCTACAGACAGACAACAACATCCAGTTTCTTCAG AATTGTGAGTCTGTGTCATCTTCATCCGGATCTGATGAGTTGCCGAGTTCCTCATTTCAGCCGTACTGCTCTTTTGAGGACATAAGAAAACTTATATGTGAGCTAGCTGGGAGACTTGAGACTACTTGCATGCAGGAAATAAGCAAAACAATTACTAATG TTTCAGATTTGTCTGCAAAAAGGCCTCATTTCACATTTGACATTGTAGTTGGAGACCATGTCCGTGTGAAGCCATCTGTTGTTACTCCAACACACAAATGGGGATCAGTTACTCACTTAAGCATTGGTGTTGTAAAAA AAATTCAGGGTGATTTGTTGACTGTAGATTTCCCCGAACAAAGAAACTGGACTGGTGTAGTTTCAGAAATGGAGCGTGTGACCAGTGCTGGTTCAG ATTTGCCATCCAAAAACGATCCATTCAACATCAAGGTTGGAGACAAAGTCAGAGTGAAACCTTCAGTTATT